The window TTCTGTCCCCTTCATCAGCTGTGCCAACCTTTGTCACCAGCCTGACTTCCTGGAAACTTCTGCCTTCAGATAGCAATAGCCTGAGGTTCCCTCTGGCGTCAGTGCGCAGGACTTTTCCAGCCAGTTTTCCTCCTGCAACACCTTTTACAGAAATTACGGACGGAATTACTTTTTTTATTTCGGGGTGCTGGCT is drawn from Methanosarcina lacustris Z-7289 and contains these coding sequences:
- a CDS encoding DUF2103 domain-containing protein, yielding MTENKNSLQEKAQNLSKNKLGGSHTTIIGGRAGKKLIKLVSQHPEIKKVIPSVISVKGVAGGKLAGKVLRTDARGNLRLLLSEGRSFQEVRLVTKVGTADEGDRIMNELNEILKNAL